In the genome of Bosea sp. BIWAKO-01, the window AGCGCAGTGTTCAGGCGCTGGCCGTAGCCCGCGCTGTCACAGCGGAATATTGTCGTGCTTGCGCCAGGGCCGCTCGATGCTCTTGGTCCTGAGCATGGCCAGCGCCCGGGCGATCCGGCGGCGGGTCGAGTGTGGCATGATCACCTCGTCGACATAGCCACGCTCGGCGGCGACGAAAGGCGACATGAAGCGGTCTTCATACTCCTTGGTCTGGCGGGCGATGGTCTCGGCATCGCCGCCACGGAAGATGATCTCGACCGCGCCCTTGGCGCCCATCACTGCGATCTGAGCCGTCGGCCAGGCATAGTTGACGTCGGCGCCGATATGTTTTGAGGCCATCACGTCATAGGCGCCGCCGAACGCCTTGCGGGTGATGACCGTGACCAACGGTACCGTGCATTCGCTATAGGCGAAGAGCAGCTTGGCGCCGTGCTTGATCAACCCGCCATATTCTTGCGCCGTGCCCGGCAGGAAACCCGGCACGTCGACGAAGGTGACGATCGGGATTTCGAAAGCGTCGCAATAGCGCACGAAGCGGGCCGCCTTGCGGCTGGCGTCGGAATCGAGCACGCCGGCAAGCACCATCGGCTGGTTGGCGACGACGCCGACGGTGCGGCCCTCGATGCGGCCGAAGCCGGTGACGATATTGCCGGCATAAGCCGCCTGGATCTCAAAGAAATCGCCCTCGTCGAGCGTCTTCAGGATCAGTTCCTTGATGTCGTAGGGCTTGTTCGGATTGTCCGGTACGAGCGTGTCGAGGCTCATGTCGACACGATCAGGCACGTCGAAGCTCGGCCATTCCGGGACGCCGACCGTGTTGTTGGCCGGCAGGAAATCGATCAGTCGGCGCACCTGAAGCAGCGCCTCGACATCGTTCTCGAAGGAGCCGTCGGCCACCGAGGATTTTGAGGTGTGGACCTTGGCCCCGCCCAGTTCCTCGGACGTGACGGTCTCGTTGGTGACGGTCTTGACCACCTCCGGGCCGGTGACGAACATGTAGCTGGTGTCGCGTACCATGAAGATGAAGTCGGTCATGGCCGGGGAATAGACGTCGCCGCCGGCGCAGGGACCCATGATCACTGAGATCTGGGGAATGACGCCCGAGGCCGCAACGTTACGCTTGAAGACCTCGCCATAGCCGCCGAGCGCTGCGACGCCTTCCTGGATGCGGGCGCCGCCGGCATCGAACAGGCCGACGATCGGGGCCCGCATCTTCAGCGCCATGTCCTGGATCTTGGTGATCTTCTGGGCATGTGTTTCGGAGAGCGAGCCGCCGAAGACGGTGAAATCCTTGGAGAAGACGAAGACGGTGCGCCCATTGACGGTGCCCCAGCCAGTGACGACGCCGTCACCCGGGATCTTCTCACCCTTCTCCATGCCGAAATCGACGCAGCGGTGCTGCACGAACATGTCGAATTCTTCGAAGGAGCCGTGATCGAGCAGGAGTTCGATACGCTCGCGAGCGGTCAGTTTGCCGCGCTTGTGCTGCGCCTCGATGCGCCTGTCGCCGCCACCCTTGCGCGCGCCCTCGCGGCGGGATTCGAGCTGCTCGAGAATGTCCTTCATGGAAATGCCCCGTCGCCGGTCAGAACGCCTGCGTTCCGGCTTAAGGGGCGAAGGCCATGCTGTCCATCAGCCGTTCGTTCGGGCTTGCGCTATCCGTGTTGGAGCAGAAGCACGGCCGCCGCGAATTCCTGGCGGCGGATCGTTCGCCTGTCGGCGGCGTCCTCATCCTGTCCCCAGATCTCGATCTGATAGTCCTCGTCGAGATGGGCGGCAGTCCATGCCTGCTCTTCGTCCAGCCGTCCGTCGGCGAGCGCCAGCATGAGGATGGTGGAGCCTGAAAGGGTCATCACATTATGCGCTCCGGCGAGCGCCAGCGGCGCGGAGAGATCGGCGACGCGCCGGGCGACGGCGTCGAGCACGCCGGCCGGTTGCGCAGCAAACATCACGCCCTCAGTGAGGGTGAAGCGTGCGCCGAGGGCAGCTTCGGTCCCGGCGATGATCGGGTCCCAGACATCACGCTGGCGCTCGACGAGATTGTCCGGTTCGCTGGCGCGATAGCAGAGCGCGTCGCTGCCGGCATAGCGTACGATCTCGGCGCGCACCGCCTCATGCTGGTCGGACACGCCATCGAGCGCGGAATTGACCAGTCGTGTCAGCGGCATGACGGCGGGGTCGATCCGCTCGCCCTGCGCCTGCCATTCCGCAGCGAGTGCCTCGGCGACCGGGCGCGAGGTGATGGCCAAGGGATTCCGGGCCGGTGTCCGGGCTGTCCTGCCATCGAGCGCGACATGGAAGAGCCCGTCGCGTTCGAGCACGCCAGCGGTTTCGTAGAAGCGCTTGGGCAGGGCGTTGCGCATGGCGCCTTGCGCCGCGGCAACGGGATCGGGCTGAGGTGTGCCCGGCGCACCGAACCGCTGGAGAAATGCATCTGTCGACATGCGGTCCCCATAGCGCATTCGGCGCTGGCGGGAAACGGTC includes:
- a CDS encoding acyl-CoA carboxylase subunit beta gives rise to the protein MKDILEQLESRREGARKGGGDRRIEAQHKRGKLTARERIELLLDHGSFEEFDMFVQHRCVDFGMEKGEKIPGDGVVTGWGTVNGRTVFVFSKDFTVFGGSLSETHAQKITKIQDMALKMRAPIVGLFDAGGARIQEGVAALGGYGEVFKRNVAASGVIPQISVIMGPCAGGDVYSPAMTDFIFMVRDTSYMFVTGPEVVKTVTNETVTSEELGGAKVHTSKSSVADGSFENDVEALLQVRRLIDFLPANNTVGVPEWPSFDVPDRVDMSLDTLVPDNPNKPYDIKELILKTLDEGDFFEIQAAYAGNIVTGFGRIEGRTVGVVANQPMVLAGVLDSDASRKAARFVRYCDAFEIPIVTFVDVPGFLPGTAQEYGGLIKHGAKLLFAYSECTVPLVTVITRKAFGGAYDVMASKHIGADVNYAWPTAQIAVMGAKGAVEIIFRGGDAETIARQTKEYEDRFMSPFVAAERGYVDEVIMPHSTRRRIARALAMLRTKSIERPWRKHDNIPL
- a CDS encoding ATP12 family chaperone protein → MSTDAFLQRFGAPGTPQPDPVAAAQGAMRNALPKRFYETAGVLERDGLFHVALDGRTARTPARNPLAITSRPVAEALAAEWQAQGERIDPAVMPLTRLVNSALDGVSDQHEAVRAEIVRYAGSDALCYRASEPDNLVERQRDVWDPIIAGTEAALGARFTLTEGVMFAAQPAGVLDAVARRVADLSAPLALAGAHNVMTLSGSTILMLALADGRLDEEQAWTAAHLDEDYQIEIWGQDEDAADRRTIRRQEFAAAVLLLQHG